A window of the Elusimicrobiota bacterium genome harbors these coding sequences:
- a CDS encoding phosphatidylglycerol lysyltransferase domain-containing protein has translation MHDQQSISLSDQPTTSRGPIFPNFKPLEMSDQPAIEAFTQRFEPYSDFCFSTLTFYNINNCTHWCWYNGNLVLRFCDPFGPGTFLTFLGVEQAAATAETLIGYALEMGYSPTLWRVPEITAKVIARKSEGLHIEEDRDGFDYIYRIDSLAQLEGSALRELRRDVCRFNRQHPHYSFVTLDLCDVTIHAQLQSTITAWQSNKSTTGMVQNYCHALKTCIRYVRHFNLLCVGAVIGDSLVGFILCERLNKSWLLPHFAVSNPKFSSVPSRLLHHLAQSCSKLGCTHLNYQEDLGVPGLRYFKKKCVPSGFLRKFSVMQKDARP, from the coding sequence ATGCATGATCAGCAATCAATATCTCTTTCGGATCAACCAACCACTTCCCGTGGGCCAATCTTTCCCAACTTTAAGCCGCTGGAAATGTCCGATCAGCCTGCGATCGAGGCGTTTACACAACGCTTTGAGCCATATTCTGATTTTTGCTTCTCCACGCTGACTTTTTACAACATCAACAATTGCACCCACTGGTGCTGGTACAACGGTAATCTTGTGCTTCGCTTCTGCGACCCCTTTGGCCCCGGGACGTTCCTCACCTTCCTGGGTGTCGAACAGGCTGCCGCCACCGCCGAAACGTTGATCGGTTATGCCTTGGAGATGGGTTATTCGCCGACACTCTGGCGGGTGCCGGAGATAACCGCAAAGGTGATCGCGCGCAAAAGCGAGGGCTTACACATTGAAGAAGATCGGGACGGCTTCGATTATATCTATCGTATAGATTCGCTTGCACAGTTGGAAGGCTCGGCTCTCCGGGAGCTTCGAAGGGATGTATGTCGATTTAATCGACAGCATCCTCATTACAGCTTCGTTACGCTAGATTTATGCGACGTAACCATACATGCACAACTTCAGTCAACCATTACCGCTTGGCAATCAAACAAGAGCACCACGGGTATGGTGCAAAATTACTGCCATGCACTCAAAACATGTATTCGTTATGTCCGGCACTTCAATCTATTATGTGTCGGAGCTGTAATCGGAGATTCGCTGGTGGGATTTATACTGTGCGAGCGGCTAAATAAAAGCTGGTTGCTTCCCCATTTCGCGGTCTCAAACCCTAAATTTAGCAGCGTCCCAAGCCGCCTTTTACATCATTTGGCACAGTCCTGCTCAAAGTTGGGCTGCACACATCTCAACTATCAGGAGGACCTCGGTGTTCCCGGCCTACGTTACTTTAAAAAAAAGTGTGTGCCGAGCGGCTTTCTTCGGAAATTCTCGGTCATGCAAAAAGATGCTCGGCCATAA
- a CDS encoding tetratricopeptide repeat protein — MMNDLKWSRILLAVFIFSALAVIFLMWQMEKTQQLLIMFSISAAMVLGMQAILNAKKRAFGYADTSADIIWCGGAFIASIFLFLMTAHLAGRFGNKGFLLPAAVALVMLVWYWLVKSEADSVLKQREKERKDEIERCLSMIKSDPGNAAAHERLGELYRAGKELEKSLHHYAEALRLDPSVRNSFMVEDIRREIRAR, encoded by the coding sequence ATGATGAATGATTTAAAATGGAGCCGCATCCTGCTGGCGGTATTTATTTTCTCGGCGCTGGCCGTGATTTTTCTTATGTGGCAGATGGAAAAAACACAACAGCTGCTTATCATGTTTTCAATTTCCGCCGCTATGGTGCTGGGGATGCAGGCCATTCTCAACGCTAAAAAGCGGGCCTTCGGTTACGCGGATACGAGCGCTGATATTATCTGGTGCGGAGGCGCTTTCATCGCCTCAATTTTCCTTTTTTTGATGACGGCCCACTTGGCGGGCCGGTTCGGCAACAAAGGCTTCCTGCTGCCGGCCGCTGTCGCGCTGGTGATGCTGGTGTGGTACTGGCTGGTAAAATCGGAAGCGGATTCCGTTTTAAAACAGCGCGAGAAAGAAAGAAAGGATGAAATTGAGCGCTGCCTTTCAATGATCAAGAGCGACCCGGGTAACGCCGCCGCTCACGAGCGGCTGGGCGAGCTGTATCGCGCCGGCAAAGAGCTGGAAAAGAGCCTGCATCACTACGCGGAGGCTCTGAGGCTGGATCCTTCCGTCAGGAATAGCTTCATGGTTGAGGATATCAGGCGGGAAATAAGGGCTCGTTAA
- a CDS encoding radical SAM protein: MAPTDIVLTTLNARYAHCSFALRYLMANLGELEARAKILEFEAGLRTPEIVEAILSLKPRIVGIGVYVWNARECGMLAAELKRLRPEVIVILGGPEVSYETSEQRICSDADFVITGEGELAFARLARQLLSGNAPAEKIIAAPAPDLNLLELPYALYTDEDIANRVIYVEASRGCPFACDFCLSSLDTQVRGFPLERLFEEWDKLLERGARRFKFVDRTFNLDLSTASAILKFFFERLRPGLFLHFEIVPDRFSEELYDLVKKFPEGALQFEVGIQTFNEAVAARINRRQDNAAAEKNILRLRRETNAYLHADLIIGLPGEDMEGFAAGFDRLAALGPHEIQVGLLKRLRGAPIARHDGEWGMVYSPYPPYELRENKLLDFFTIQRLRRFARYWDLIVNSGVFRETAKLLCGGASPFYDFLALSDWLYGRTHQTYAISRSRLRELLLVYLTEVLNHPASSMAALSERDAANSRRNSKEDSPQRQSMRHTQN; this comes from the coding sequence ATGGCCCCTACTGATATTGTCCTTACCACGTTGAATGCGCGCTATGCACACTGCTCATTCGCTTTGCGCTATCTTATGGCCAACCTGGGCGAGCTTGAGGCCAGGGCGAAGATACTTGAATTTGAAGCCGGACTGCGGACGCCGGAGATAGTTGAGGCCATCCTTTCCTTAAAGCCGCGTATCGTAGGCATCGGCGTGTATGTGTGGAATGCGCGGGAATGCGGGATGCTCGCAGCGGAGCTTAAGCGGCTGCGCCCGGAAGTGATCGTCATCCTCGGCGGCCCAGAGGTCAGTTATGAAACGTCGGAGCAGCGGATATGCAGTGACGCTGATTTTGTTATCACGGGCGAAGGGGAGCTGGCTTTCGCCCGACTGGCCCGACAACTGCTTTCAGGGAATGCGCCCGCGGAGAAAATAATCGCGGCCCCGGCGCCCGATTTAAATCTGCTGGAGCTGCCTTATGCGCTGTATACTGACGAAGATATCGCCAATCGCGTGATCTACGTTGAAGCATCCCGGGGCTGTCCGTTCGCCTGCGATTTCTGTTTATCCTCGCTGGACACTCAGGTGCGCGGTTTCCCGCTTGAGCGGCTGTTTGAGGAGTGGGATAAGCTGCTGGAACGCGGAGCGCGCCGATTCAAGTTCGTAGACCGCACTTTTAATTTAGACCTCAGCACAGCAAGCGCCATCCTTAAATTCTTCTTTGAACGCCTGCGGCCCGGGCTGTTCCTGCATTTTGAAATAGTTCCGGACCGCTTTTCCGAGGAACTTTACGACCTTGTGAAAAAATTCCCGGAGGGAGCGCTGCAATTTGAGGTCGGCATTCAAACTTTCAACGAGGCTGTGGCCGCGCGCATTAATCGTCGGCAGGATAACGCCGCCGCCGAAAAAAATATCCTCCGCCTGCGCCGCGAAACTAACGCGTATCTCCACGCCGACCTTATAATAGGCCTGCCCGGCGAGGATATGGAGGGATTCGCGGCAGGATTTGACCGGCTTGCGGCTCTGGGCCCCCACGAAATACAGGTAGGGTTGCTTAAACGGCTGCGCGGCGCGCCAATAGCCAGGCACGACGGAGAATGGGGCATGGTTTACAGCCCTTATCCGCCCTACGAACTGCGGGAAAACAAGCTTCTGGATTTTTTCACCATACAGCGGCTGCGCCGTTTTGCCCGGTATTGGGATCTGATAGTTAACAGCGGCGTTTTCCGCGAAACCGCGAAGCTTCTCTGCGGCGGGGCCTCGCCCTTTTATGATTTTCTCGCTTTGAGCGACTGGCTTTACGGGCGGACTCACCAGACCTATGCCATCTCGCGCTCGCGTTTGCGGGAACTGCTGCTGGTCTATCTTACGGAAGTTTTAAACCATCCCGCCAGTTCAATGGCTGCATTGTCCGAACGCGATGCGGCAAATTCACGCCGCAATTCAAAAGAGGACAGCCCGCAAAGACAGTCAATGCGCCATACTCAGAATTAA
- a CDS encoding helix-turn-helix transcriptional regulator, translated as MKNDIYIMLGAAVRGYRHKFGWSQEEFGERSGLHPSYIGQIERGTKKISLATLQKLSTALKVRISDLLQEKAAQYKPSTWEKKIIGIIRGRPVDQQKHAYRIIKETLRPYSKKMKP; from the coding sequence ATGAAAAATGACATTTATATAATGTTGGGGGCCGCCGTCAGGGGATACCGACATAAGTTCGGTTGGTCGCAGGAGGAATTCGGGGAGCGTTCCGGCCTGCACCCCAGCTATATAGGGCAGATAGAACGAGGAACAAAGAAAATCAGCCTGGCGACGCTGCAAAAGCTGTCGACCGCACTGAAAGTGAGGATTTCAGACCTTCTTCAGGAAAAAGCCGCACAATATAAACCATCAACCTGGGAAAAGAAAATCATCGGCATTATAAGGGGCAGGCCGGTTGACCAGCAGAAGCACGCCTACCGAATAATCAAAGAAACCCTGCGTCCATACTCCAAAAAAATGAAGCCGTAA
- a CDS encoding sigma-70 family RNA polymerase sigma factor, with protein sequence MPNQDKNDQALENELIDRFMNGSQSAFAELVDLYKDRIYQFIICVLGPDREAEDIAQEVFIQIYRSLRLFKRESSFSTWAYAVTRNVCRHRLRSRGREMNLFSDIKSEIPFDAADSAPGLEFSLEAKETKAAIRAAVEALPPIYRTVLFLSCWERLSYEEIARALDIPVGTVRSRLHNAMAALAGKIKPVLDAESEVNT encoded by the coding sequence ATGCCAAACCAGGATAAGAACGATCAGGCACTCGAGAACGAGCTTATAGACCGCTTCATGAACGGTTCGCAGTCAGCCTTCGCGGAACTGGTGGATCTGTATAAGGACAGGATATATCAATTTATCATTTGCGTCCTGGGGCCCGACAGAGAAGCGGAGGATATTGCGCAGGAAGTCTTTATCCAGATATACAGGTCGTTAAGATTGTTCAAAAGAGAATCCTCTTTCAGCACCTGGGCCTATGCTGTTACGCGGAACGTCTGCCGCCACAGACTGCGCTCGCGGGGGCGGGAAATGAACCTGTTTTCAGACATAAAAAGCGAAATTCCATTTGACGCGGCTGACTCAGCGCCCGGTCTCGAATTTTCCCTTGAAGCGAAAGAGACAAAGGCCGCCATACGCGCGGCCGTGGAAGCGCTGCCCCCCATATACCGCACGGTGCTGTTCCTCAGTTGCTGGGAGCGGCTTTCATACGAGGAAATAGCCCGCGCGCTGGATATCCCTGTGGGCACCGTACGGTCCCGGCTGCATAATGCCATGGCGGCACTCGCCGGAAAAATCAAGCCGGTTTTAGACGCGGAGAGCGAGGTCAACACATGA